One part of the Sneathia vaginalis genome encodes these proteins:
- a CDS encoding MetQ/NlpA family ABC transporter substrate-binding protein, protein MKKILTVCFSMFLTVLSFSNDKLIRIAASVYPMEKIVRIAAKDLEKKGYKVEVRVLTDYKTANIGLNAGDLDANFHQHEPFMNFFNKKANAHLVKVRAIYDVYVGFYSKKHKSINQLPKGSTIAIPNDPTNQSRALLILQKAGLIRLNKHNGLASVNDVIWTKNSYKFMQIPIPSLVQAYQEADLVFNWPSHMRKIGVSVKDALLKEKDGNNTYAIILASRSDNKNSKKIKDLEKAMTSKSVKDFLRKEYKEEGYPVF, encoded by the coding sequence ATGAAGAAAATTTTAACAGTATGTTTTAGTATGTTTTTAACAGTATTATCATTCTCAAATGATAAATTAATTAGAATTGCAGCTTCAGTATATCCAATGGAGAAAATTGTAAGAATTGCTGCAAAAGACTTAGAAAAAAAGGGATACAAAGTAGAAGTTAGAGTTTTAACTGACTACAAAACAGCAAATATTGGATTAAACGCTGGAGACTTAGATGCTAACTTTCATCAACATGAACCTTTTATGAATTTTTTCAATAAGAAAGCTAATGCACATTTAGTGAAAGTAAGAGCAATATATGATGTGTATGTTGGATTTTACTCAAAGAAACATAAATCAATTAACCAATTACCTAAAGGTAGTACAATAGCTATACCTAATGATCCAACTAATCAATCTCGTGCACTTTTAATACTACAAAAAGCTGGATTAATTAGACTAAACAAACATAATGGATTAGCTTCAGTAAATGATGTTATATGGACAAAAAATTCATACAAATTTATGCAAATACCTATACCATCATTAGTACAAGCATACCAAGAAGCAGATCTTGTATTTAACTGGCCTTCACATATGAGAAAAATAGGGGTTAGTGTAAAAGATGCATTATTAAAAGAAAAAGATGGTAATAACACATATGCAATAATACTAGCTTCAAGAAGCGATAACAAGAACTCTAAGAAAATTAAGGACCTTGA